From Rhodovastum atsumiense, a single genomic window includes:
- a CDS encoding P-II family nitrogen regulator yields MKLIMAIIKPFKLDDVREALTPLGVQGLTVSEVKGFGRQKGQTEIYRGAEYHVNFLPKVKIEVVVPDELAEQVTEAIVKAAHTGKIGDGKIFVVDVDRAVRIRTGEADGDAL; encoded by the coding sequence ATGAAGCTGATCATGGCCATCATCAAACCCTTCAAGCTCGACGACGTGCGCGAAGCGCTGACGCCGCTGGGCGTGCAGGGGCTTACCGTGTCGGAAGTGAAGGGGTTCGGCCGGCAAAAGGGGCAGACGGAAATCTATCGTGGCGCGGAGTACCACGTGAATTTCCTGCCCAAGGTGAAGATCGAGGTCGTGGTGCCGGACGAACTCGCCGAGCAGGTGACGGAGGCGATCGTGAAGGCGGCGCATACCGGCAAGATCGGCGACGGCAAGATCTTCGTGGTCGATGTCGATCGTGCCGTCCGCATCCGCACCGGCGAGGCGGACGGGGACGCGCTCTGA
- a CDS encoding SDR family NAD(P)-dependent oxidoreductase yields the protein MDAPRYHTALIVGTGPGLSASLARLFARNGMNVALAARDTTKLAELCADTRASAHACDARDPLAVAGLFQEVQARHGAPDLVIYNASARVRGPVGDLDPEAVRTSIEVSAFGAFLVAQQAARLMLPKGRGAIALTGATAGVKGFAGSAGFAMGKFALRGLAQTLARELGPKGIHVAHFVIDGAIRSAAQTGAEERPDATLDPDAIAESYWQVLHQHRSAWSWEVELRPWVETF from the coding sequence ATGGACGCGCCGCGCTATCACACCGCCCTGATCGTCGGCACCGGCCCTGGGCTCTCCGCCTCGCTCGCCCGGCTGTTCGCCCGCAACGGGATGAACGTTGCCCTGGCCGCACGCGACACCACGAAGCTCGCCGAGCTCTGCGCCGACACCCGTGCCTCCGCCCATGCCTGCGACGCGCGCGATCCGCTCGCCGTCGCCGGGCTGTTCCAGGAGGTGCAGGCCCGGCATGGTGCCCCGGACCTGGTGATCTACAACGCCTCGGCCCGGGTGCGCGGCCCGGTCGGTGACCTCGATCCCGAGGCGGTGCGCACCTCGATCGAGGTGTCTGCCTTCGGCGCCTTCCTGGTGGCGCAGCAGGCGGCCCGGCTGATGCTGCCGAAAGGTCGCGGCGCGATCGCCCTGACCGGGGCGACGGCGGGGGTCAAGGGCTTCGCCGGCTCGGCCGGCTTCGCCATGGGCAAGTTCGCGCTACGGGGGCTGGCGCAGACGCTCGCGCGCGAGCTGGGGCCGAAAGGCATCCATGTCGCGCATTTCGTCATCGACGGCGCCATCCGCAGTGCGGCCCAGACGGGCGCGGAAGAGCGGCCGGATGCCACGCTGGATCCGGACGCGATCGCGGAAAGCTACTGGCAGGTGCTGCACCAGCATCGCAGCGCCTGGAGCTGGGAGGTGGAGCTGCGGCCCTGGGTGGAGACCTTCTGA
- a CDS encoding UbiH/UbiF/VisC/COQ6 family ubiquinone biosynthesis hydroxylase, producing MAETIDVDVCIIGAGPVGGTLACRLGAAGIPTAIVDRAPLPPMEHPDFDGRAYAIAAGPRRVLEDAGLWDRLPFRPGAITDIRVTDGRIGRPASPLFLHFDSRDVITAPDAEAVGGAFGWMVEARSLRMAINARLAALPDVQVFAPAVATVERQPRTAIVRLAGGPTVTCRLVVAAEGRNSPLRRQAGILVTHLPYRQTGIVFAIAHERPHFGCALEHFLPAGPFAQLPMAPTDLAPNVSAIVWTERDDIARRMLALDDATFTREAARRLGDHLGAIRLLGRRWSYPLSAMLAHRYIDTRLALVGDAAHGVHPIAGQGLNLGFRDVAALAELVIAAIESHEDPGALPLLQRYQAERRPDNMMMLAATDILDRLFSNDVLPLRLARDVGIAAVHRIPPLKRLFMQQAMGALMA from the coding sequence ATGGCCGAGACCATCGACGTCGATGTGTGCATCATAGGGGCTGGTCCCGTGGGTGGCACGCTTGCCTGCAGGCTCGGCGCCGCCGGCATTCCCACCGCCATCGTCGACCGCGCGCCGTTGCCGCCGATGGAGCATCCCGATTTCGACGGCCGCGCCTATGCCATCGCCGCCGGCCCGCGCCGCGTGCTGGAAGATGCCGGGCTCTGGGATCGCCTGCCGTTCAGGCCCGGCGCGATCACCGACATCCGCGTGACCGACGGGCGCATCGGCCGCCCCGCCTCTCCCCTGTTCCTGCATTTCGACAGCCGCGATGTCATCACCGCCCCCGATGCCGAGGCCGTGGGCGGCGCATTCGGCTGGATGGTGGAAGCGCGCAGCCTGCGCATGGCGATCAACGCCCGGCTCGCCGCCCTGCCCGACGTCCAGGTCTTTGCCCCCGCCGTCGCCACCGTCGAGCGCCAGCCCAGGACCGCCATCGTCCGGCTTGCCGGCGGCCCGACCGTGACCTGCCGCCTCGTCGTGGCCGCCGAAGGCCGCAATTCCCCGCTGCGCCGCCAGGCCGGCATCCTGGTGACACACCTGCCCTACCGCCAGACCGGCATCGTCTTCGCCATCGCCCATGAACGCCCGCATTTCGGCTGCGCGCTGGAGCACTTCCTGCCGGCCGGCCCCTTCGCCCAGTTGCCGATGGCCCCGACCGACCTGGCCCCCAATGTCTCCGCCATCGTCTGGACCGAGCGCGACGACATCGCGCGACGGATGCTGGCGCTCGACGACGCCACCTTCACCCGCGAGGCCGCGCGCCGGCTTGGTGACCATCTCGGCGCCATCCGCCTGCTTGGCCGGCGCTGGAGCTATCCGCTCTCGGCCATGCTCGCGCATCGCTACATCGACACCCGCCTCGCGCTGGTGGGAGACGCCGCGCACGGGGTGCACCCGATCGCCGGGCAGGGCCTCAATCTTGGCTTCCGCGACGTGGCAGCGCTGGCCGAGCTGGTGATCGCCGCGATCGAATCCCATGAGGACCCGGGCGCGCTGCCGCTGCTGCAGCGCTACCAGGCCGAGCGCCGACCGGACAACATGATGATGCTGGCCGCGACCGACATCCTTGATCGGCTGTTCAGCAACGATGTGCTGCCACTGCGGCTTGCCCGCGATGTTGGCATCGCCGCGGTGCACCGCATCCCGCCGTTGAAGCGGCTGTTCATGCAGCAGGCGATGGGGGCGCTGATGGCATAG